Part of the Cynocephalus volans isolate mCynVol1 chromosome 11, mCynVol1.pri, whole genome shotgun sequence genome is shown below.
AAGATCAACTCAGAGGCTACATATGAGTCAATACAAATTAACTAAAGAAATAACGTGGACTTGGAAATATTAGGGGAGAGTACTTGTGGCGTGTGTGGTGCCCACACCTGTGGTCTCTGAGCAGACGCCCTGCATAACCCTCTCTCAACCCTGCCTACCAGAAGAGCTGGCTTGCAAACCCTCTGGGGAAATCTCTCATACACTGCGGGTAAAAGTATCAATTGGtaaaagcactttggaaaactgaTTATATCTATATTGTTGAACAAAAGCCTACCCTACGATGTGGTGATTCCACTCACTGCTCAGTATATACTCAACAGAAACACTGCATGTGACCAAGAAAGTTCACAGCAACCCTTCTGTTATAGCCCCAAACCAGACACTAAACAAATACCCACGAATATCAGACAAGAAAGAGTATACGGGGTCCCTCTGCCATGCCCTGCTCTCCAGCACCCTTCCCTCATGCCccaccctcctccttccctttcccacaGGTCCCTCCCCTCAAGTCTCCCTCCACTGTAGCCTCTGTCCCTCTATTTCCTCTAACTTCATCCTCCAGTcccctctccacacacacacacacaaaagaatatacGTGATTCTATGTATACACCAAGTTCAGAAACAGGTAAAGCTTATGGGTCATTAGAGGTCAGGAGAGCGACCCCTGGGCAGGAGAGAGCTTCTGGGGTTGTGGTCATGTTGTTTCTACACTGGTATTTGCTATGTAGGTGTGTTTAGCTTGTATATATGTCAGACTTGTGTACTTTTCTGtacatggaataccactcagcagtAAAAGGGAATAAACTCAGATGGTTCTCAAGGGCACCGTGCTGAGTGTAAAGGCCATCTCAAAAGGTGACACacagtgtgattccatttataaagcattctcaaaatgacaacattatagagatggagaacagattagggTTTGCCAGGGCAagagatggtggggagggaggggtgtgACTGTGAAGGGACAGGACGAGAGTCTTTGTGGTGGGAgaacagttctgtatcttgatcacAGAGATGGTTACACAGATCTACACACGTGATAAAAGACACAGAACTCAACACACTCATCATAACAACGTCGATGCCCTGGTTTTGCTATCGTGCTATAACTGCATAAGATACACCTCTGGGGGAACTAGGTGAAGGGTGCATAGGATCACTCTGTACTATCTCTGCAACTTCttgtaaatctataattatttcaaaagaaatagaaaaaaaaaaaatccttcagtggcttTCTATTGCTCTCCCCCATGGTGCCAGGCCCCGCACACCCCATTCACCCTCTTCAGCTGCCACTCATACCCAGTGCCCTCAAtctctgtgctccagccacattgGCCTGTCCTCTGTCCCTCACACTCACCAGTGCCTGGACCACTCTTCCCTCGCATCCTCTTCACTTGGTTAACTCCCCTTCATCATCCCAAACACAGCTGAAGGGTCGGTTCCCCAGCAAAGCCTTCACAGGCTGTCCCTGCAGCAGGCTGCCATCCAGGAGCTGCCGTTCTCCATGGTCTCCACCTACAGAACTGCCTCGTCCTGGACTATGAGCTATGTGCCAAGTTTGTGCTCTCCAGTGCCCCCTGCACCTGTCATAGGCCTGGCTCCCAGTACCCCTAATTAAATACTGCTGAGTTTCTGCATCTAAAGAAAATCCTGCTAGGGCATGCTGTCATCTGCTTCAAACCCTTCACTGATCCACACTGCTTGGCAGCTGGACCTAAGCATGAACCTCGGGTCTGCTGTATCCAGTGTGATGTTGACTAAGTCACTAAATCTCTCTGAGCCTACTTTCTCACCAGTGATGTCACGGCAAGCTCCTCACTTAGGACCTAACCCATCGTTTGTGTGTGGGTGACCCCCCACTTCTCCTGGACTAGAAAATCAGATCCACTCTGGACCTGTCCAGGCAGCAAGGCCTTCATAGGCTGGACCTGCAGAAGAGCCTGGAGGCTCTGCCTGGGAGGCAGGGATTGCAGCTCCATCCCCAAATGTGACCCTCTGAGGAATGTCCCTTCTCTGCTCTGGGCctgtttccatctgtaaaatggtggcaTCAGACTACAAAAGGGCTCTTGGCACTACCCTTGAACAGAAATAATGAGGTCATGGGCTAAAACTTGTATGACTTCAACTGTGTTTATAAATCCTATTCTAGTATATTCAGGAGGGCCTATcctcaaagaaaaaggaaagaaagcccaGTTGACAAAGCGCTCCCATAGCTGCTCCTCTCTGAAACCCTCGCTGTGACCCTGCGATGTCATCTTCACAGCCATCCTGCAGGCAAGGAAGCTGCCTTTGAACCCTGAGCCCTCATTTCTAAGCCGAGCTTCCTCCCTACAAtgcttcacagctcggaggagaagGCAGTGAGCACCAGAGGGACCAACCCCATACCTCCTCCTCGGCGACAGCATAGATGTTGATCTCCTCctgttcttcctcctcctcttccttttctcctcttgcCAGCCGGGCCTCTCGCTCCGCTTTCCACTTTTCCACCAACGTGGCTCTGACTGAAAACAAGGCAGAGCAGGTGCTACTTCTTCCAGTCTCTGAACAAGCTTTCAGCACAATGCAGGCAGAGGCTAAGACGTCCCATCTGGAAAGGGACACCCTTCATTCTGCCCTAGTGGGTGGGAAATGGATGTGAAGGGTGGGCTAGTCCTACTTAAAGCTCCAGCTTTAAATTGCTACAAGGAAGTTTTTTAGGGAACATCTCCAGATCCTCCCCAGTTCAGCAACCTGAGTGGCTTTCCAACACGCCCACATGAAAATGGAGGACACAGGGGCGCAGCATGCTGGAAAGGAGCTCCGACTCGGGACCGCTGGCTGCCAAAGTTCTAGCTCGATGTGTCATATGGGATTAGCACTAACATGGCTGTCATGAGGCTTCAAAAGAACGgctataaaatgcttagcacagtgcgtGGCGTGGAGGAAGTGTTCACAAGATGACACCACCTTGCTCTCCACAAATAACCCTTCAGCTGTGTTTAAGGCAGATCTAAGAGCCAGTGAGGTGGGCACTGTTTCACAGGTTCAAGAAAGGCCAGTCTGGAATGAATTCAGATGGTGAGCTTCTGGCAGGCAGGGACCAGGTCGGATACAGCTCTAGGGGCTTCCCCGATCTGCTGCTTCTGGCCCAACTGCCCTGACTGCCTCCAATGCCTCATGGGGGTCAGGGGATTAGCAGGCCATTACCTATGAAGCCCATTAGCAACAAAGTAAACTCCCTTCTGGCATAAAGTACTACTGAATACCCCATTTTCAAAGCAGAGAGCAAACCAGATGCCATCTATAACGAAGTGAAATATCCAAAGACCTACGTTTCTTTTCATATTCCTGCTCCAAAGGCACAATAACACCATCGTCTTCATCTAGGTAACCGTAGTACTCAAAATCAATTGCCTTCATGAGCTCAGCACGTGTCtttctgggaggaggaagagctACAAGAAAGAGCAGCAACTTAGCTGAATTTAAAAGTTCCAATCAATCACGCTCAAACCAAGCCTTCTCCTATGCAGGCAGCAATACAGCATGAATGTTTAGGAAAATACCATGAGAGAGtgcaacactttttaaaatcagtgcTTTGACccaattagtaatttaaaaaaaccccccacaaacACAAGCTAGAAAAGCTTTATGAACAGAGATATGAATCACAGCATTGTTTATATAACAGTGAAAACTTGGGAATAACCTATGATTTTAAGTTGTAAGATGGGTATGGGAGGGGTTATCCTGCAGCCCTTATAATGCTGTTTCACAAGGTGTTTTAATAACATAGGAAATGTCATAATGTTTAATAAAAGAGTCATGATGGGGAACATAAGCCTATagagaagacaaaagaaactataaacaaaaaagataaatattttcagcctaaggattactatccagaacaGTTAAGTAATTCttgaaaatcaaaaggaaaatgagaactTAACAGATTGGTCAAGGAATAAAAGCTgataatttaagaagaaaaaattcaaatgtataAAATTTCAATTAGTAATTGGATTCAATTCTCAATTtcattagtaatcagggaaagaaaaaataaaaataatatgttttccACCAATCAGATTAATAAACctctggttagttcagttggttagagagtggtgctataacaccaagggcaaaggttcggatccctacagcatccagccaccaaaaaaaccaaaacaaacaaacaaacaaaaaacttaacagATTAATAAACCTTTTACAAtcatgaaaaattggaaacaactagGGGTCTAACCAATGGAGGAATGGTTATGTATAGTATGGTTAAACCTACACCATGATACTCTTTACATCCACTAATAGAGTTCTAAGTATACCTATGGGAGGGTATCAGTGGATATCAGAACACAGCAGGTATGGGAGAGCCGTGGTGTTTCAGCAGGCCTCCATTCGTCACTTCACTGTTAGCTCCGGCAACTTTGTCCACCCCTTCACCACTCTGAGTCCACATCCTGTGAGTGGTGGTCATCATATGGGCTGGACCCGGGACAGAGCACAGGTTGAAGCCTGGCTGGTTTGGAGCACTACATTCCTCTTGGCCACAGGGGCCCATGTAAGAATGGAATTATGATCCAATCAAAGCCAAATACACTCAAGTCTGGGAATTTTGTTTGAACTGCTTAGGGGGAAATTTTGTTGCTGAGAGAGGCCAAGATGAAAGTCGATGATGGACACAACTAGCCACCACAGATGGAGAGGTGGGCAGAGAAAGCAGCTCACACAGCGGAAGTCAAAACTGCAACATGGAGAAATGTGagctggatccagccatgccttaAGGCCAACTACCCCTGGGATTTCCAGTTAGGTGAGtcaataaattcatttttctgcCTCAATCAATTGGGGCTGAGTCATCTGTCACTTATGCTGGTGAAATTTAGCTGATGAAATAAGCATGTAAGTTGCCTGGGGAAAGGCCTGCAAGAAAACATACCAAACAGATAACAGTGGTTACCAGTTACCCTTTGCAGGGACACTGGAATGGGTGTGCCAAGGGCGCTTTAACTCTGTGTGTACAATTTGAATTATACTCAGTAAAACTGACTGATGCattttcttgttaaaaaaaataataataatctgattgaaaataaaagtacatttagaaaaaatgtacatataaaaaaACCACAACAACACATACAAAATAATCCCAATTTAGGAGCCAACCCCCATAACCCTTTAAAAACTGAAGGGAAACATGCCCCAACATGTTAGTCATCATCAGATACAAGATATGAAAATGTGGATggcttttttctgattttctgtattttacaaCTTCTCTGCAAATATATATTGCTTTCATAATTAATGACCTGACTTTAAACTTTGAATTACTTATAAGTGATGGTAATGACACATGCAAAACCAGTTTTGgcataatgaattttaaaataagcaggGTTTAATAAAATTAGGactacacttttaaaaaaaaccaaccagAAGGAAATATAGCAAAATGACAACAGTGGTGAGAATACTGGCATCATTCTCTCTTCTCACACTTTTTTCTATGAAGCAttcaaactactttttttttttaaacttagagCCATTTATTTACTTTCCAACATCACCAATCATAGATTATTATGTCATGACTGTGACTGTCTAAGTCTTCCATCTCCTCAGGAAGACAGCACTACTGAGTGACGATGGCATCCTATGGAGAACTTCAAGCTTTGGTCATAGCGCAGACTACTTtactaaaaggcaaaattaaaatACACTAAAACTCCAGAGCAGTAGTTTCAAATTGTATTTTCAAAAGCCCAAGGTTTGGCTGCCCATCGCCACAGCGGGAAGAGGGAGGCGAGGGAAGAGAGGCAGGGCGTGCCCACAGGGATTCACGCAGCACTGCCCTGCTTTTTGCATTTTCACATACTGGGGTTGGGCTCAAGATTTTGTTTGTTCTTCAGTTATAACTGTTTCAACTAATAAGTAACTGAAACATGAATCTGATTCAATGGACTTCACAGCCTGCCCCAACAGTTTTGGGAAATTCAAAGAGGGAAAGCCCCTATCCAGGCCTACAGGCTGGCGTGTGCAGAGAGCGTGGAATTTGGCACAGCCAGTCCTGGCTCACTTTCCAGCCCCAATTGTGTGCCCTGGGCCTGAGATTTCAATCCTGGTGCTTACGGTTTCTCACTTAAAATCTTCGAACAAAAATTCCTATACTACAGGGCAGTTGTGCAGCTAAGAAATAATATAGGAAGAGTATTTAGTATATAGCCCATCTATTTTTACGATTATTACCAACAATTAGAGGCAAAAACCTTCACAAACATTAGTCACTTACGTTCTTTTTCGAAAAGCTCTCTAACACCAGGCAAATCTTTTGCTGCTCCAAAGTACTTGTAACCTCGGTTTCCTGGGACTTCTTTTCCTTCATGATCCAGCATTTTAGGGCCAACTTTCTTAttgggagggaaaaagaaaatagatctATCTGATCCTTAAACCCAATATTTCCATGTTTGCAAACATATTTTAAGAATGCCAAATGtggaaaatatttatgtatccagaaaaatatttatgtatctatttcaTCCCTTAAAAATCAACCtagagggccggccctgtggcttactcgggaggcgctgggagcgcggcgacgctcccgccacaggttcggatcctatacaggaacggccggtgcactcactggctgagtgccggtcacgaaaaagacaaaaaaaaaaaaataataataataatcaaaaataatGGTCCTTATGAAATTCTTATGTTGACTTAGAAAAACACATGATATGATGATGttaaatgaccaaaaaaaaaaaaaaaaagcaaacaacgtAAATGACAATCAGCAGAAGCCAAATGAAATACGTCCAGAAGATGAAACTGTATCTATTAGACATGATGATGTAGACACCTACACGCAATATAAGACCCTGGACTAGATCCTGTACTGAAGGTAGAAAAATGCTATAAAGAACATTATTGGGAAAATTAATGAAATGGCCATATAGGGTAGATAAAATTATTGTATCCAAGTTAGATATCTTAAACTTGGAAACTCTACCATGATTATATAAGAGAATATTCTTATTCTTAGGAAATGCACACAGAAGTATTAAGAGGTAAAGAAAGGAACACGATGCATTTAACCTACCtttcaaatgattcagaaaaaataaatctcaatgtacacacagaaaacaaagtaaatatagtaaaatgttaaaaactggTAAATCTGTATAGAGAATATATAAGAGTtctctgtactgtttttgcaactttctgagttcaaaaacatttcttaaaatgatCTGAATGATTACCCATATCATGAAACTATTCTTATGATACATGTTAAGACAGCAAAGTATCAGAACATGAAccaatttctgtaaaaaataaatatatgcctagaaaaaattgtagaaaaataaataatgataatagttaTTTCTGGGTGgtaggaaaatatatattatatatacataacatatataaTGTTTATCTCACAACTTCTacgttctttatatatatttttttttttaattttaaatttttttcactgtacatGTTTACAGGTACAGTTtcttgtttcagtacatgcatatactatataatgatctaatcagaatggTTAGCCtctctatcacctaaacatttatcatttctttgttgttataacattcaagatcctcttttctggctgtcttgaaatatacaatacaatattattgctgactgtcaccctagggcaccagaacttattctttctatctaactGTGACTTTGAGACAGTCTACCAGCCTCTCCCAggccttcctccccactccctttccctgcctctggtagcCACTATactaatctctctttttttctctctttctaagttatttttcttaattgacccatgataattgtatacatttatggtgtACAGTATGATAtctgggtacattcatactgtgtgcaatgatcctatcagggtgcttagtatgcCCATCACCTCAAACGTTTGTCAGTCCTGTGCTAGGAGCACTCGACATCATCTCGAACAGCTATTCAAAGACACACAGTACGCTGTTGTtcactgtagtctccctatatcaCTGCAGAACACTAGATCCCACTCTCCCTATTactctaatattttttattcactgaccaccctctccccattcccccttctttttttttctgtaaaaagtaTATATTGTTTATATAATCAAAGttatcattttgaaaagaaaggCAAACAGAGGACCAAAGTTGTACATACAACGAGGATGGTCTCAGCTATGACGATCACacaaaaacaaaggaaggaaatattCAAGCAGCTGTACCAGGTAATGGAATGGTTACTGAACACCGTTCTACTATTTTGTACTCTTCTGAACTTAATGATAAAGTATTtcttttatatgtagaaaacgaAAATTACGAAGCATCTAAAAACTctagaaaaaatacattaaaacataAACAGTATTGAATTTGGATGGTGGAACTTAagaacattttacatattttttagtaCATCTGAGGTCGCTTTTCTAGGCAGGTTAATAAACTTCTGCATTACTCCACAGCAGactgacaagaaaaataaaatctccatCACAGAACTGCTGAAGAGGTTAAGAGAGACAATCCATGAGAAAGTTCCCAAAGCAGTGCCTAGAACAGAACAGGGGCTCAGAAATGTGAGTGCCTCTCCTACAACGGGGAGAACATATGCTCCGTTTTTATGCCAAGGACTAAAGTGAGAATCATGGTTCTGCATTAGACTTTCATAAATACGTAGAAAAGccacgtttctttttttttttgaagatgactagtaagaggatcttaacccttgacatggtgttgtcagcaccacgctctcctaagtgagctaactggccatccctatatagggatccgaacccacggcactggtgttatcagcaacacactctcccaagtgagccatgggctggccccaaacCACGTGTTTCTTACACAACATACTACAGCCCAATGGTTAGATACTACTGGTTCCAGTGATCTAGAGTTGATATCATCACAAATAGGTGAATGGGTCAGGCCCTGGGGCAGTAGTTATTAAAGTCAAGACCCATTAGTGGGTTATGAAATCAATTAAGCAGGTCACaatcatcaatttttaaaaaatcaaaatggaacagagaATAAAAGAACATCACACTAAAATACCAAGTATTTTTTCAgctcatttttgtgtgtgctgAGTTGTGATATaagagtgtgtgtgcatgcgcgccTGCATGTGGTTTACAATGGGTCATGGTCCTAAAGTTTGAAAGGCACTGTTCTACAGGATAGCATTTATAAGAGTCCAAAAACAGGACAGAATGGAATGGCCCTAAGGCCCTTCAGGTAAAGAGTCAACAAATGGCTGCCCACAGTTCCCAAGGAGCTTAGAGAAGAGAGAGGGCCATGGCCATTTTAAACACGAGGCACAGAGAGATGTGGGCTTACTCAAGAGCACAGCTGGCACATGCAAGTGCCTTGTCTGCTCTGAGGTCTGTGCTGGGGTGTCTTTCAGCATCATCCTACCCATCCTTTTCCTATGTTTCCTGTCCACACGCAACAGGCAATTATCAGGCCTTCTTTCATTATCAACTGCCTAGTCTGTAGCAGGCATGGGCTGGGAGCTGCAGGGGATGCAAAGCTAGACGGAACCACCCCAGCATGCCAAGAAGCTCACCAGCTTGCCCCCCAAGCACCACTAGGGCTGCTGCTTACTTACTCCATAATCAGGACCACCCAGCTCCTTTATCCGGACCTCCCAGTGTCCTTTCTCCCTTAGCAGCTTGTTAATTTCATCATTCAGGTCACGAATTCGGAATTCACCTAAACCAGCTAGAAAACGAAAATGTTAaaacaggttgagtatcccttatccgaaATGTTTGAGACCAGAAGTGCTTTAGATTTTgcaatatttgcagaatacataccaactgagcatccctaatctgaaaacctgaaatctgaaatgtttCAGTAAGCATTTCCTTTGAACGTCATGACAGCACTTAAGAAGTTTCAAGTTTTAGAGCATTTTGGAtcttggattttcagattagggatgctcaacccgTATACCATTTCTTCAAAATAGCATACCCTTAAAAATGAACATCAAAACCTCCAACACATACCCTCCATGTCATACCCTTAAAATGAATGTTAACTCCTGCAAAGGTATACTACAAGAAAATACTCACTTAAATTGATAGGAGAAACCATCAAcacccaaacaaatgaaaaggCAAGGATTATAGAGTTCCCACTAgcacaggagaaaaaaatcttcacaaaAAACTTTATCCTCATTAGCAACCGAAGAAATATAAACTGAAACGGCCCTCAAGTTCCACTTGTACAACTATTAAAGTAGCAAACTCTTAAGTCAAGGTGGCGAGGGGAGTGGATTTAGCTTCCAGGGACAGCAAAGATGCAGTGAGGCTAATACCATCCTACGCTGTTTTAGCCCTATCAGAAAACCAGTGTGTTGCTATATGGGAAAATTTTTGGGCAAAGACTACAGGCCTGAGAATTAAACCTAAGGGACTAATTAGAGATGTGCACAAAGGAGTTTGCTGAGGTGCTCTCTGTAGTGGCCAAGAGCTCCAGCGGCTGGGGCACCCCACCACAGAAAAGGACGGAAATTGGTTGATGAACCGAGATAGGTTGAAATGAAGCATCATATGGCTGTTGAAAGGAGAGGTACGCACGCAGTGGAGACACAGCAAGGCCTTTATGAGGCAAGGCTTAATGACGATAGCAAGTACTGAAGGCATTTATACCTGGATTACAGCTAAGAATAATGCTTCAGAAATGGGCATGAAGGAACTTTTTGGAGTGATGGACTTGTTCTAGATTTTGCTTGTGGTGGTGGTTTACACAGGTATATAAATCTACCCAAACATCCCACCATACATTTAAAATGGGGACATTTTATGTATGTAATTTTTGCCTGGATAAagacccattaaaaaaaaaaaggatatattttaTAACCGCCCATTCCCATGTTCTGTCCtgttaagaaggaaaaagacCTGCCACCATCATTCTGAGACTTTTACAGTGCTACAGACATAGAGAGACTCAAGGCAGCCAACCCTCTGGAGAccttaaagaaaggaaggaaagagtttCTGGAATCCCTTCCCACTTCCCAAAGAAAAGCCAACACTCACTTTGGGGAAAACAAGaatcaagcattttttttttttttttttaactaacatTTTCAAAATCTACATACAGAAACATTATTCTTTTTGGTATGCAGTTTTATAAGTTTTCACAAATGATTTTCACAAATCAtgtaatcatcaccacaatcaagataaagaaAGTTCCATCGCCCCAAAACAGAGGGGTGAGAATGGATCTCTTTGCCTTGTTCTTGATGTCAGGATGAAAGCACTCAGTCACTCACCATTAGTATGACGCTGGCTGCAGGTTTTTTGGTAGATGAGCTTTATTAGGGTAAAAATCTTCCCTTTTATTCCCAGTTTGCtgtgagtttttatcatgaatgaacattaaattttgtcaaatactttttctgtatctactgagTTGATCATACAGTTTTTCTGCTTTGCAACAGTGACACAGTGAATTACATAAGTattaactgatttttgaatgCTGAATCAGCCATGCATTCCAAGATAAGTCCTACTTGGTTGTGACAtactattgtttttaaatattgctgaatttgatttgctaatattttgttgaatatttttatctatattcaTGAGGAATTTTGGTCTGTAGTTGTTTCTTTCATATAATGTCTTTCTCTGATTTTAGAATCAGGGTAATGCTGATACTAAAATTCACAAAATGAATTAGgaggtgtttcttcctcttcagttttctggaagaaACTGTGGCATTGGTAATCTTTCTTCCTTAAATAATTAGAAGAACTGACCAGTGAAGCTGTCCaggtctggagttttctttgttggaatgcTTTTAACTATGAACtctatcttttgtttgtttgtttgtttgtttaaaagatgaccggtaaggggatcttaacccttaacttggtgttgtcagcaccatgctctccaaagtgagctaactggccatccctatatataggaatccgaacccttggccttggtgttatcagcatcacactctcccaagtaagccacaggccagcccctgaaCTCAATCTTTTTAATAGAC
Proteins encoded:
- the ISY1 gene encoding pre-mRNA-splicing factor ISY1 homolog; amino-acid sequence: MARNAEKAMTALARFRQAQLEEGKVKERRPFLASECTELPKAEKWRRQIIGEISKKVAQIQNAGLGEFRIRDLNDEINKLLREKGHWEVRIKELGGPDYGKVGPKMLDHEGKEVPGNRGYKYFGAAKDLPGVRELFEKEPLPPPRKTRAELMKAIDFEYYGYLDEDDGVIVPLEQEYEKKLRATLVEKWKAEREARLARGEKEEEEEEQEEINIYAVAEEESDEEGSQEKGGDDGQQKFIAHVPVPSQQEIEEALVRRKKMELLQKYASETLQAQSEEARRLLGY